In Prunus dulcis chromosome 1, ALMONDv2, whole genome shotgun sequence, the following are encoded in one genomic region:
- the LOC117620595 gene encoding uncharacterized protein LOC117620595 — MKIKNKGKVHPSPSSSSSSSSSSDGFVLSVLQLLPAAILALASVLSLEDREVLAYLITRSMKTTPNISTIPAQDPKKKSSKKGPKSTSASTHQPPMFDCDCFDCYRSYWFKWDSSPNRELIHQAIEAFEDHLANGEKTKKNSGRGKRRDKLSRREAPKPVDVAAQDSIFLEEKDQVSHELAVESSASALLPENDVVLMGSNEKADGVEENDAKVEDLGAEVNLEPPETADDVAMIARTASASTHRGLARKVLPDVLGLFNSRLWNLWSPNV, encoded by the coding sequence ATGAAGATAAAGAACAAAGGCAAAGTGCACccatctccttcttcttcctcctcctcctcatcctcctcTGATGGGTTTGTTCTCTCTGTGCTTCAGCTCCTCCCAGCTGCCATTTTAGCTCTGGCCTCGGTCCTCTCCCTCGAGGACCGCGAGGTCTTGGCTTACTTGATAACCCGGTCCATGAAAACCACCCCCAATATTTCTACGATCCCGGCCCAAGACCCCAAGAAGAAATCTTCCAAGAAAGGCCCCAAGTCCACCAGCGCCAGCACCCACCAGCCCCCAATGTTCGATTGCGACTGCTTCGACTGCTACAGAAGCTACTGGTTCAAATGGGACTCTTCCCCCAACCGGGAGCTCATCCACCAAGCCATCGAAGCCTTCGAAGATCACCTGGCCAACGGCGAGAAGACCAAGAAGAACAGCGGCAGAGGCAAGAGAAGAGACAAGCTGAGCCGCCGCGAGGCCCCCAAACCGGTCGATGTTGCTGCCCAAGATTCTATCTTTCTGGAAGAGAAAGACCAAGTTTCACATGAGCTTGCCGTTGAAAGCTCTGCTTCTGCTCTGTTGCCGGAAAACGACGTGGTTTTGATGGGTTCCAATGAGAAAGCGGATGGGGTCGAAGAAAATGACGCAAAAGTGGAAGACTTGGGCGCAGAGGTTAACTTAGAGCCTCCGGAGACGGCGGATGACGTGGCGATGATTGCACGGACGGCGTCGGCGAGCACCCACAGGGGATTGGCCAGGAAAGTGCTGCCGGACGTGTTGGGCCTGTTTAATTCTCGTTTGTGGAACCTTTGGAGTCCGAATGTCTAG